The window TATCACGTAGATGGGCTTCCCGAGCAAGCGCCTGAAATCGCGTACTTTCCCGCCGCCCGCAACTGATGAGGACCGACGAATCGATAAAAACGACCTCTCTATCGTGTCCCATGCCAGGTCAGTCCTCGACGATAGGACGAAGCGCGTCCAGAATGATACCCGCCTCCAGAGATGACAGTTCTTGTTCGCGAGCCATAATCTGATGTGTAACGCTCCCGTCCACGTACTCATACGCGTACTCAAGTGCGACAGCGAGGCCGTCCAGCCCGTGCCGATCGATGTACGTATCGATGTCGTCGTCACGTCGGCGACGGGCAATTGCCTCGACTAGCCCCGACGTAATCCGACGCTCGGCATCCCCTTCAACTAGCTGAAGATCGATCTCGTGGGCAACGTACTCCGCTGGTCGGCCGTCATTCGATTGCTCGATGAAGCCTGCGGCTTCGAGGTCGTCGACGTACTCGTACACCGTTCGCTCCGGGAGATCGAGTGTCTCGACAATATCCTGAATCGTCGTTTCCGCGTGATGATTGATATAGGTGTATATCCATGCTTTACGTGAGTTTCCAAGGAGTTCAAACACCTCTCCACCAGTGTCAAGTGGGGTCTCCCAGTTTGCTTCTCTCGTCGTCATCTCTAATAGCGAATTGCACGCAAAGTGCAATAATCCTTGTTGAGACGAAACTGTCACGACTAGCTACGTTCACTGAGAGCTACCATCTCTGTTGAGGATTGATAATAATAGATAATTCCCACGCAGGAAATTGGTAGGATCGAGAACGGTACACAGACCAGCTCAGTAGTGACTGTATTTCCAGTGTCACCCTCCCCCACCCCCAGTAATAGCCCCGCCAACTGCCTCGACGTCTTGTTGAAGCAATCTACAGTACGGGTCAGCCCATTCCGATCTTTCGCGGTAGGTTTGTTGTCCCCTAAAGGGTGAGGGGACCTGCTTGAAGCGGTCCTCTCGACTGTTCGGTGATTCAGATGGCGATCAGAGACATCTACGAGACGACGTTTGACGAGGACGTACAGAGTGGACCGACCAACGAGTGTCCCGAGTGTAGTGGCGCAGTGCGGCCGGACGGGGCCGAGACCGTATGCACGTCGTGTGGATTGGTCGTCGACGAGCAACAGGTTGACCCCGGGCCGGAGTGGCGACCGTTCGATGACGATCAGCGCGTTCGAACCGGTGCGCCGATCACAGTGGCACGGCACGATCGAGGGCTCTCGACAGAAATTGGCCGTGTGAGTGACAGTACGGAGACACACTCACCAAGACGGCGCCGACAGCTCCACCGACTTCGACGTGAGCACAAGCGGGCGAAGTGGCGCTCGAAAGCGGAGCGCAACCTCGGACACGGACTTGGCGAGGTTCGTCGCGTGACAAGCGCGCTGGAGCTTCCCGAAACCGTCCGAGATCGGGCCTGCGTTATCTTCAGGAGAGCACACTCAGCGGGGCTTCTCGTGGGGCGGTCGGTCGATGGGATTGCGGCAGCCAGCGTGTACGCTGGTGCCAGGTGTCTCCAGCATCCGGTAACACTCGACACAGTGGGCTGTGTCGCTCGGATCACACAGGATCGGGTTGCGAGTTCCTACCGGACCCTGAACGCAGAACTCGAACTGCCGACGAAGCCGATGGGGCCCAAAGCCTACGTCCCCAAACTCGCCTCGGAACTGGATGCATCCGCGAAGGTACGTCGACGTGCCGAGCGCCTCGCAGAGGCATCGGAGGCAGTCGGGATCACGATCGGCAGCAATCCGGTCGGCTTTGCTGGGGCGTGTCTCTACCTGGCGGCGTGTGAGGAGGGCCGGTCCCTGACACAAGCCGAGGTTGCGGACTCGGCGGACGTCTCGACGACCACGCTTCGATCCCATCGAGACGCGCTCCGAGAGAATCTTTGAGCGGGATACAATGAATCCACTCACGCAGCTTTCCTATACTGATCGTGTTGCAAAGCGCGCCCAGTACGAGGCCTACGAGTTCGAGCTTGTTTCGGATGGCGTCCGAGTGCGCAACTGTAGCCACGCCGATCCAGCAGCTCACGAGTACGTGGTAACCGTCGAGAACGGCGTGCCGGTCGCCTGTGAGTGCCCCGCGGATGAACATTATGAGGGCGCTTGCAAACATCGGGTCGCGGTCGCGATTCGACAGCCGATCGTCGATGCGGCTGCGGAGCGACAGATCCGTGCTGACGGTGGAGAGGTCTCTCTCGAGATTGAAACGGACGGTAACTCAGATCGGACGGATGGGTGTCAGTGTTCGGACGATCCGGACCGGCTTCCTTGTTGGGAGTGTGTCCGGACTGGACGGCGGAGTCTGTAGGTAAGTACCAACGAATCCCCTCGTACTGTGATTTCGCTATGTGAGAAACGATTAACCTGCAGCATGAAAAAGTAGAATGCGTGACTGACGATCTCGAGTATCCCTCTGTCGAACTTATTCTTGATCTCCATAGACAGATTGTAGCAGAAGGCAATACAACAGAGCCAGGCGTTCGATCAGAGGATTCGGTTGCTTCTGTGTTGCAGTATATTTCGGAGGGCTTCTTTGGAGAGGTGCCCGTGACGATCCATGACAAAGCGGTCCATCTGATGCGCTTGCTCGTTGCAGAGCATCCATTCGTCGACGGGAACAAGCGAACAGCACTCAGGACGGTGGTCGTCTTCTACATGATCAACGGGTACACGTTCAACTACGGCGATGAAATCCGTGCCCTCTTACACCGCTTCGCAACCGACGAAGCAGCGGTCGACGCAGATACTGCAGTCATCTACTTCCGAGCCTGTGCTCGTCGTAACTGATAAATGGACACACAGAGTATCTTCAACAGAACAATGGCGTCCAGCACCGATTCCTCGGCAGCGATTGACGATGAGGTCCGCCAGCTCTACGAGCGCTATCAGGCGGCCGAGAGCGACGCCGAGCGCCGCGAGATCGCCCTCGAGATGGGGACACTCGACGGACGCCGCCATACAGAGATCTACGCAGCGCTCGAAGACGAGTGAGTACCCCGCGGATGAACATTACGAGTTCGCCTGCAAATATCGGGTCGCGGTTGCTATTCGGCGGCCGATCGTCGACGCCGCTGCGGAGCGACTGATTCGGGCCGACGGTGGGGAGATCCTCTGGTACGATAACGCGAACGACGCCCACGGCGTTGGGTGAAACCACTGCCATTACCGTGGTGAGGTCGAAAGTATCGAATTCGAGGGCCATCGGTCACACATCCAGAAGTTCCTCGTCGAGGTCGAAACCATCCATGAGCAAGAATTCGCCTAACCATGCCCACGACCCCCCAGAAGACGCCGCGTACCCCTCGACGCTCCGCATCACGTCGACCCCATTCGGGGAACATAAAGAGAGTGCCCTGGATCGTGCAGAGCGCTGGGAGCAGGGGGAGGAGGTGCCGCACGTCGTCAACTTTCAGGACGCCAGTCGTCTCCAGCGCATCCTCACGCCACGTCGCCTGGAGCTGGTACGGAGCCTGATGGAGGAGCCCGCCGAGAGTATCCGTGGTCTCGCCGCTCGTCTCGATCGGGATGTCCGGCAAGTTCACGATGACCTCCAGATCCTGACCGAGTACCGAATCGTTCACCTCCGCGAAGAAGGAGGCGCGAAGAAACCTCACGTCCCGTACGACACGGTGAAGATAGAGGTCGAACTCACAAAATCGCTCGGTGACGCGTCCGAATCACCGGCATCGGCGTAGCGGCTGTGCTAGCTGTTCTATGACTACCGTGACCTAAGCGGGCGAGCTTCAAGAATTTCTCATCCTCGTCGGTCTTCGAGTTCAGCGAGTGCGCTCCGGAACTGTTCGCTGCTGTAATTTCGACGACGCTGTGAGTAGCTACCACCGGCTCCATATTTTGAAGTCGACGGTACCCCTCGGTATCTATATGGAGTGCCCTGCGTGTGGTGGGCCCGTCTCGATGGACGTCGGCCCAAACCAGCCGGTGACAGTATCAGTGGCGGATGCACTACTTGCTGCTGGTGAAGACGACCAGATCATTGTTACCCGTCATTGCTGGGCGTGTGGGTGGACGGAAGATCGAGCAGTATCCATCGATTCCATTGAGACAACAGAAGGCGACGGCGCTACTGTCGAGCGAGCGGCGCTTCTCGACGACATCGAAGACGAACTGGCAGCGATCGAGAGTTTGGCAACGCTCGAAGATGCCCTTGCCGAGGTCCGCCGGCAGCGCCAGCTGGAGCCACAGACGGACGATACAAACGAAGACGTTCCAGAGTGAGTCCTGATGACCGATTCAGAGTCCGTCTATGACGTTCGTGAACGAACCGGGAATCCAGAACACGCGTCGGTAGATGACGTGGTCGAACTCGTCCTTGAACGTGCACAGCAGCCCCGAACGGATCACCAAGACGCGCATCTCGATGAACTGATATCGACCGTCGTCGACAGGTACGGGAATGCAGTCGTCCGGGCGGTCATCCGCTTGATTCTTGTGGACGGGGTTCCGTTTCGAACCGCCGCTGCTGACCACGACGTCGCTGTACTCGATGGAGTCCGGATCGGAACGGTCGCGGCCGGGATTCTTAACGAGCTGAATACAGAACCGCAGGCATGATTTTGTGAAAGCCCTCGGCCGCTCGACGTCCCGCGACCGCGCGAGACTGCGTCTCGCTGGCTCTCGTTCGCTGCGCTCACGAGAACGCCGCTGCGCGCCTCGTGCCTGCGGTGCTTGCGGGGTCGGGGGACGTTCACGGCGCTTTGCGTCGTGAGCTCGGGAGACGGTGTCTCCCGGTGGCCGAGGCGGCCTCGCCCTTTCTGAGTCCGACCAAGGCGGTGGATGATTCAACGAGCAACGTGGCTGGCCGGACAGGTGTATACGTAACGGCCCGCCCGCGGCTGGCGCCCTCCGCGTCGCGAGCGACCGCAGATATGTCAAAATACAACCGTTATAACTTTATGCCGTGAAGGCTGAATTGCTTAACAAGGAGAAACTGGGAGCGAATTCACATCTCGTTCCCACTGCGTTCACAAGCCGAAAAAGAGGCCAGAATGCCACAAGAAATCGTCTTTAAAGAAGAAAGGCTCGAATACGTCCTTGATGCACTCGATAGAGGCGTTGATGACGAAGGATTCGTCGTCGATTCTGAGAAGGAGCGAATTTTAGCGACTGACGGTGAACCGATCAAAGCAGAGGATATTGGATATATCGGGCACGGATCCACCGATTTCGTTCGCAACGATATCTCTCGAATTCGAGAATATCTCCAAGAATCAGACTAATCTGAATGTGCAGCTGGGACAATTTTCTGGAAAATCTCTTCTCGAGTAGCGATGACAGTAGTGACACAGAGGATGGAGATGGAGACCAATCTCCAATAGCCGAAGACGACTCTCCATACAAGTATTCAACGGGAGGAGCACTTGATGCGAACCATTCGCCAGAAAGGCCTGAGGATCTTCCAGATCAATCGCAGTATGATGTCGTCGCTATAACGGCACTAGACGACGGCCAAATTTTTGAAATCGATACAGTAAGCGAGCGAGAAGTCCTGTTTATTGATCCTAAAAACGCAGGTGCGGCACGTCAATCTGATGCCAAAGCTGCAATCCGAGATGGTAAAGAAAAAACAGGAGGTCTCTCGCCGCCGGAATCACATCCTCTTATCGCTGCATACCACGGAGGCGGAGATGAATATATGGAATCACTGGAAGAATTCTACGAACGGAAGATTCCTACGCGCTTCGTGGAAATGATCAAAGACGCTGCGCTATTACGCTATGCTGAGGCCTATGACAACCTCTCACTATTAGATGTTCGCGAGCGAAAGGCGGAAATGACTAAATACGGTGATGAAGCTCTAAACGTAGCGTCGTTCTGTTCAGCAGGATTCTTCGACTTTGACGGCCTCTGTCAAGTAAAATATCGAGAGCGCGTTCTTAATGGTTCGGACACGGAAGATGACTATCGTGACGACTTCATCCAGACCGTCCGTGCAGCCCCTTTCATCGTATTTGTCAAAAGCGATCAACAGGAGGCTTACTACACAGATGACGAACTAGAGCCGTATGAAAAAATTTACGACGATACTCTCCAGAAATCCCGACATCTCGATGAGTTTACTTGGGACTTCGAGTATATGCAAGTTCGAGGTACTGGACCCAGTACACATCCCATCGTTAGAGAAACTTGTGAATATTTCATAGATAATCACGAGAATCTAGATTGGAATATTGAAGAGGTAGAACGGGATCTCATATTCAAATTCGATCCGGAGACACTCTGAATCATGTCGTATCTTCGAGATGCTCTCCAAATAATTAACGATGATACACCTGTCTTTGCTTTTCTCCCAGTAGTCAACTTTACTTATTTATTGATTATTGAATACCATGTGAAAATGCTAGCAGGTGGGCTTCTGGTGACCTTCCTGTCTTCGTTTCTCTATTTGCTTATCGACCAAGCTCCAGAGTATGATGATTACAAATATGGGGTAATACTTGTTTTTATTATTTGGCTTGCTCTCTATGCCGAGAGTATCCGTCGACTTTTCATAAAATTCGATCGCAACCTGGTTATTCCAGAGATCCTCGTTTTTGTTTCCGCGACGTTCGTTAGTCTCATTATTTGCGATAAGCTACTAAAAAGACTAGAAGGCTATTCTGGGGTGATCTAACACGGAACACCTGTTATGGTGTTTTTGAGCGCCTGCCAAGGGTGCAGGCGCGTACGTTCGCGCCTATCCAGACAGGTGATCCGAGATGCGACACCACCAGGAACAAGTGTACCGCCAGCCGGAGGCGCGATGACCGATGTCGGTTGACCTCAGCGAGATCGAGGAGGCTGAAGTCGAATTGGAGGAATGGTTGGTCGAACAGGCCGAGAACGGCATCCCGGAGATCGTCCTCATCAGACTCCTTCGGGACTACGCGGACGACGTCGAACGGCTCGGCTACGTACCCAGAATGTGGGGCGAGCTAGACCGATGAGACGAACCAATACCTTCGAGGTCGTTCCCCAATCGGAACAAGACGAGGGCGTCCTCCGCCGACTCCTCGATGCGTCAGCGAGCCTCTGGAACCAGCTGACGTATGACCGCCGGCAGCAGTTCTTCGCCGGCGATACCGTCTGGTATTGTGACGGCTACTACGACGAGTACGTCGATGTGTTGGGGTCGGCGACGACTCAGCAGGTCACCCGCGTAAACGACGCTGCCTGGCGGTCGTTCTTCGAGACGGTCGAGGAAACCGATCAGAAGGTCAGTCCGCCCGGCTACTGGGGGAACCAAGCCGACGGGCGCGACCTGCGGACCTACATCCGCAACGACGCCTACACGATCAACTGGGGCGAGTGCTCCCGGCTTGAGGTCCCCATCGGCAGCCAACTCAAAGACGAGTACGGCTTCAGTCAGTTCGAACGGCTCCAGGTGGCCGTCGGCGGTGCGCCGCACTGGCAGGGCGAGCAGGGCCGCCTCCACCTCACCTACGACGACGTCGACGAGACGTATCGGGCCCACCAGCCAGTGACTGTCACCGAGGTGGAACAGGCGACGCCGACGGGGACAGACATTGCCGCGCTCGATATCGGCGCGAACGTCCTCGTGGCGTGTACAACGTCGGCAGGTAACCAGTACTGGTACAGCGGCCAGGAACCATTTCGGCAGTTCCGTGAGGCGACCGAGCGCATCGCCGACGCCAAAGCGAAGCTCCCTGAAGGTCGAAACACGAGCAAGCGTATCCAGCGGCTCTATCGGAAGCGGTCCCGCCGGCGCGACCACGCCGTGAACGCGCTCCTTCGTGATCTGGTCGAGCGACTCCACGACGACGGCGTCGAAACTATCTACCACGGCGACCTCACTGGCGTCCTGGGTGAGTACTGGTCGGTCGAGGCGAACCTCAAAGCGCGTACCTTGTGGGCGCATCGGCAGTGTCTCGACCAGCTCGCGAACGTCTGCGAGGAGTATGGCATCGAGGTGGCGTCGATCTCTGAGGCGTGGACCTCCCAGACGTGTCCAGAGTGCGGAGAACGCGAACGGACCCGTCGGCATCGCGAGACGCTGACGTGTCCGTGTGGCTTCGAGGGCCACGCGGACCTCGTCGCGTCGCAGACGCTGCTCGAACAGGCGACGAACACCGCGGTCAGGCCGACGGC is drawn from Natranaeroarchaeum aerophilus and contains these coding sequences:
- a CDS encoding SWIM zinc finger family protein: MNPLTQLSYTDRVAKRAQYEAYEFELVSDGVRVRNCSHADPAAHEYVVTVENGVPVACECPADEHYEGACKHRVAVAIRQPIVDAAAERQIRADGGEVSLEIETDGNSDRTDGCQCSDDPDRLPCWECVRTGRRSL
- a CDS encoding RNA-guided endonuclease InsQ/TnpB family protein, with protein sequence MRRTNTFEVVPQSEQDEGVLRRLLDASASLWNQLTYDRRQQFFAGDTVWYCDGYYDEYVDVLGSATTQQVTRVNDAAWRSFFETVEETDQKVSPPGYWGNQADGRDLRTYIRNDAYTINWGECSRLEVPIGSQLKDEYGFSQFERLQVAVGGAPHWQGEQGRLHLTYDDVDETYRAHQPVTVTEVEQATPTGTDIAALDIGANVLVACTTSAGNQYWYSGQEPFRQFREATERIADAKAKLPEGRNTSKRIQRLYRKRSRRRDHAVNALLRDLVERLHDDGVETIYHGDLTGVLGEYWSVEANLKARTLWAHRQCLDQLANVCEEYGIEVASISEAWTSQTCPECGERERTRRHRETLTCPCGFEGHADLVASQTLLEQATNTAVRPTARPVRFQWDDHQWSPVEGDAVGPNE
- a CDS encoding transcriptional regulator, producing MSKNSPNHAHDPPEDAAYPSTLRITSTPFGEHKESALDRAERWEQGEEVPHVVNFQDASRLQRILTPRRLELVRSLMEEPAESIRGLAARLDRDVRQVHDDLQILTEYRIVHLREEGGAKKPHVPYDTVKIEVELTKSLGDASESPASA
- a CDS encoding transcription initiation factor IIB — its product is MAIRDIYETTFDEDVQSGPTNECPECSGAVRPDGAETVCTSCGLVVDEQQVDPGPEWRPFDDDQRVRTGAPITVARHDRGLSTEIGRVSDSTETHSPRRRRQLHRLRREHKRAKWRSKAERNLGHGLGEVRRVTSALELPETVRDRACVIFRRAHSAGLLVGRSVDGIAAASVYAGARCLQHPVTLDTVGCVARITQDRVASSYRTLNAELELPTKPMGPKAYVPKLASELDASAKVRRRAERLAEASEAVGITIGSNPVGFAGACLYLAACEEGRSLTQAEVADSADVSTTTLRSHRDALRENL
- a CDS encoding helix-turn-helix domain-containing protein, coding for MTTREANWETPLDTGGEVFELLGNSRKAWIYTYINHHAETTIQDIVETLDLPERTVYEYVDDLEAAGFIEQSNDGRPAEYVAHEIDLQLVEGDAERRITSGLVEAIARRRRDDDIDTYIDRHGLDGLAVALEYAYEYVDGSVTHQIMAREQELSSLEAGIILDALRPIVED
- a CDS encoding type II toxin-antitoxin system death-on-curing family toxin, with product MTDDLEYPSVELILDLHRQIVAEGNTTEPGVRSEDSVASVLQYISEGFFGEVPVTIHDKAVHLMRLLVAEHPFVDGNKRTALRTVVVFYMINGYTFNYGDEIRALLHRFATDEAAVDADTAVIYFRACARRN